A stretch of the Massilia sp. W12 genome encodes the following:
- a CDS encoding DMT family transporter, with the protein MPASKKFPLLAFSILLLGGVATGFNGIFMRLSDVSPLASAFWRFALALPFLWAWALWVQERDIRERRRIKLSKGLLLTGFYFATNVGFFHMSLKYTTVSDSSLLLNFSPVFIALWMWKIHHTRFAPIFLVGMGMALFGATLLIGPNAAVSMSRLLGDCLALCAAVLYGAYQLLVKASRVRYSSARLMAWATTVSALTILPMALLAPGKFWPEELLNWAPLLGLTLIVQILGQATIAWASAHLPAALSSVSLAVMPLTATIAAWWLFDERLGPLQLIGGFLLLLGIFLSTRGYHHHNPPG; encoded by the coding sequence ATGCCTGCATCCAAAAAATTTCCTCTGTTAGCGTTCAGCATTTTGTTGCTTGGGGGGGTGGCAACCGGTTTTAACGGTATTTTCATGCGCCTGTCTGATGTCAGTCCCTTAGCATCCGCCTTTTGGCGCTTCGCCCTGGCGCTACCGTTTCTGTGGGCGTGGGCGCTCTGGGTGCAAGAGCGGGATATCCGCGAACGGCGTCGTATTAAACTGAGTAAAGGTTTGCTGCTGACGGGCTTTTATTTCGCCACCAACGTCGGCTTTTTCCATATGTCTCTGAAGTACACCACGGTCTCAGATTCTTCTTTGCTGCTAAATTTCTCCCCGGTATTCATTGCTCTTTGGATGTGGAAAATCCACCATACCCGGTTTGCCCCTATTTTCCTGGTTGGCATGGGCATGGCCTTATTTGGCGCGACCCTGTTAATCGGCCCGAATGCTGCTGTCAGCATGTCCCGTTTGTTGGGTGACTGCCTGGCTTTATGCGCGGCCGTGTTGTACGGAGCGTATCAATTACTGGTCAAAGCTTCGCGCGTGCGTTACTCAAGCGCACGTTTGATGGCATGGGCGACAACGGTAAGCGCGCTCACCATTTTGCCGATGGCGCTCCTGGCGCCTGGGAAATTCTGGCCGGAAGAATTGCTGAATTGGGCCCCATTGCTGGGGCTGACTTTGATTGTGCAAATTTTGGGACAAGCTACGATTGCCTGGGCTTCTGCGCATCTGCCGGCAGCTTTGTCGTCCGTGAGTTTGGCGGTCATGCCATTAACCGCCACCATCGCTGCCTGGTGGTTATTTGATGAGCGCCTGGGGCCTTTGCAGCTGATTGGGGGATTTTTGCTGTTGCTGGGCATCTTTCTTTCAACCCGAGGTTATCACCACCACAATCCGCCTGGATGA
- the argB gene encoding acetylglutamate kinase, which yields MNDLSKVEPQIKAQILAEALPYIRKFHGKTIVIKYGGNAMTEEKLKHGFARDVILLKLVGMNPVVVHGGGPQIDSALKKIGKQGTFVQGMRITDEETMEVVEWVLGGEVQQDIVMLINHYGGQAVGLTGKDGGLIRARKMQMADREKPGEYLDIGFVGEITAINPAVVKALQDDAFIPIISPIGFGEDGQAYNINADLVAGKIAEILKAEKLIMMTNIAGVQDKNGNLVTDLSAREIDQMFEDGTISGGMLPKISSALDAAKSGVNCVHIIDGRIEHSLLLEILTEQAFGTMIRSH from the coding sequence CTGAACGACCTGAGCAAAGTAGAACCCCAGATCAAGGCGCAAATTCTAGCCGAAGCGCTGCCTTACATCCGCAAATTTCATGGCAAAACCATCGTGATCAAATACGGCGGCAATGCGATGACGGAAGAAAAGCTGAAACACGGCTTTGCGCGCGATGTGATTTTGCTCAAGCTGGTCGGCATGAATCCGGTGGTGGTGCACGGCGGCGGCCCGCAAATTGACAGCGCCTTGAAAAAAATCGGCAAGCAGGGCACGTTTGTGCAAGGCATGCGGATTACCGACGAAGAAACCATGGAAGTGGTGGAATGGGTCTTGGGCGGCGAAGTGCAGCAAGATATCGTGATGCTGATCAATCACTATGGCGGCCAGGCAGTCGGCCTGACCGGCAAGGATGGCGGCTTGATCCGCGCGCGCAAAATGCAAATGGCTGACCGCGAAAAGCCGGGCGAATATCTGGACATCGGTTTTGTCGGCGAAATCACGGCGATCAATCCGGCGGTGGTCAAGGCGCTGCAGGATGACGCCTTCATTCCGATTATTTCCCCGATCGGCTTTGGCGAGGACGGCCAGGCTTACAACATCAATGCCGACCTGGTGGCGGGCAAGATTGCGGAAATTCTGAAAGCCGAAAAACTGATCATGATGACCAATATCGCCGGGGTGCAAGATAAAAACGGCAATCTGGTGACAGATCTGTCGGCGCGCGAAATTGATCAGATGTTTGAAGACGGCACGATTTCCGGCGGCATGCTGCCGAAAATCTCTTCCGCGCTGGACGCCGCCAAATCCGGCGTGAACTGCGTCCACATTATCGATGGCCGGATTGAACACTCCCTGTTGCTGGAAATCTTGACAGAACAGGCTTTTGGTACTATGATTCGATCCCATTGA
- a CDS encoding sigma-70 family RNA polymerase sigma factor — protein MDTALHQQLQALRPALLRFALLQLRDSAQAEDAVQEALLAVLEHPERFAGQSSLRTYVTGILKFKLIDCLRANRREVKPDYKEDDEDQALLEQLFDQQGHVRENASHWGEPEAAYAQKDFFRVLESCLEKLPAKNARVFMMREWLELESEEICKELQITPANLWVLLHRARLRLRECLDLHWFGQAQGKT, from the coding sequence ATGGACACAGCCTTACATCAACAGTTACAAGCATTACGCCCTGCGCTGCTGCGTTTCGCCCTGCTGCAATTGCGCGACAGCGCCCAGGCGGAAGATGCGGTGCAAGAGGCGCTGCTGGCGGTTTTGGAGCATCCGGAGCGCTTTGCCGGACAGTCCTCCCTGCGCACTTATGTCACCGGAATTTTAAAATTCAAGTTGATCGATTGCTTGCGCGCCAACCGGCGCGAAGTAAAACCCGATTACAAAGAGGATGATGAAGACCAGGCCTTGTTAGAACAATTATTCGATCAGCAAGGCCATGTGCGCGAGAATGCCAGCCATTGGGGCGAGCCGGAAGCGGCGTATGCGCAAAAAGATTTTTTCCGTGTGCTGGAAAGCTGTCTGGAAAAACTGCCGGCCAAAAATGCGCGCGTATTCATGATGCGCGAATGGCTGGAGCTGGAAAGCGAAGAAATTTGTAAGGAATTGCAGATTACCCCGGCTAATCTGTGGGTCTTACTGCATCGCGCCCGCTTGCGTCTGCGCGAATGCCTGGATTTGCATTGGTTTGGACAGGCACAGGGGAAAACATGA
- a CDS encoding pyrimidine 5'-nucleotidase: protein MRSAFRHPHTPQRRKTARRQLWLFDLDNTLHDAGWRIFDAIEQNMNHFIAARLGQNLEQVSALRANYWRRYGATVLGLIRHHNISAEEFLHPVHALPDLRQMMRYEAGLARLLRRLPGRKVLLTNAPAGYAKRVLHQLALTRSFARHVPIEAMRVNRRLRPKPDKQMLRHLLRQEGFRARDCILVEDSAKNLQSAKALGMRTVWITGYLTQHSRTPHWVDVKLPSVHALLRQHGSVRSR, encoded by the coding sequence ATGCGCAGCGCGTTCCGTCATCCGCACACGCCACAACGACGCAAAACAGCACGCCGCCAACTTTGGCTATTCGATCTCGACAACACCCTGCATGACGCCGGCTGGCGCATTTTCGACGCTATCGAGCAGAATATGAATCATTTCATCGCTGCCAGATTGGGACAGAATCTGGAGCAGGTCAGCGCATTGCGTGCGAATTATTGGCGGCGTTACGGCGCCACCGTGCTGGGCCTGATCCGGCATCACAATATCAGCGCGGAAGAATTTCTGCACCCGGTGCATGCGCTCCCTGATTTGCGCCAAATGATGCGTTATGAAGCCGGTCTGGCGCGCCTGCTGCGCCGTTTGCCTGGCCGTAAAGTCCTGCTCACAAATGCCCCCGCCGGCTATGCCAAGCGGGTGCTGCATCAACTCGCCCTGACCCGCAGTTTTGCGCGGCATGTCCCGATTGAGGCGATGCGCGTCAACCGCCGCTTACGTCCCAAGCCGGATAAGCAAATGTTGCGTCACTTATTGCGGCAGGAAGGTTTTCGCGCGCGCGATTGTATTTTGGTGGAAGACAGCGCCAAAAATCTGCAAAGCGCCAAAGCGCTCGGCATGCGCACGGTGTGGATCACCGGCTATCTGACGCAGCACAGCCGCACCCCGCATTGGGTGGATGTGAAGTTGCCATCGGTGCATGCGCTGCTGCGGCAGCATGGCAGCGTGCGCTCCAGATAA
- a CDS encoding ABC transporter substrate-binding protein, translated as MGFPSSPPAMIRAFCFSLLLCCLPAQAQGVLRVFLTGPEVSLDPASATDLASLSILENLYDAPLAWAYLARPLELQAQTLSALPQISADGKTWLLDVRPGQMFDPDPAFGGKARELTAEDYAYSWKRLYDPALKSAWLFMLEGKLEGDEVLREAARAGRFDAKQNISGLQVLSRYRLQVRLRAPDPEFRYFLTLPAAAAVAHETVGKNSWPRGVGPYRLAEWKPSHRLLLRANPDYRRQLAPAQQVPAAWRDLQRSLQQQTLPRNQAVDIRIVEEGQARLLGFANREFDLLEQVPPDLAGSVAQLEGTSWRLRPEWQKRGIKLSTFVPMQVYFLWFNLRDPVIGGYSPEKIALRRAIALGHDQAQDLRILEHGLGQPAASPLPPGVPGHDPQWRGSLRYDPKLANALLDRFGYKRGADGWRTLPNGQPLELRMHTLGTSKARAQSENWQKEFQALGLRLRFIIDKPGEIRKAARAGQVQMAENNWIGDYPDAANFLQLLAGDSSGNYTGFKLAAYDAAYAGLQRSSEPARRAALLREMEWLVQAYNPWVLRMYPLSLDLLQPDLQNYVRHPVHFTNWRYLQPGR; from the coding sequence ATGGGTTTTCCATCCTCGCCGCCCGCCATGATCCGCGCCTTTTGTTTTTCTCTTCTTCTCTGCTGTCTGCCTGCACAGGCGCAAGGCGTGTTGCGCGTCTTCCTCACCGGGCCGGAAGTCAGTCTTGACCCGGCCAGCGCCACCGATCTGGCAAGCCTGTCGATTTTGGAAAACCTGTACGATGCGCCGCTGGCCTGGGCTTATCTGGCGCGCCCGCTCGAATTGCAGGCGCAAACCCTGAGCGCACTGCCGCAAATTTCAGCAGATGGCAAAACCTGGCTGCTGGACGTGCGTCCCGGGCAAATGTTTGATCCTGACCCGGCGTTTGGCGGCAAAGCGCGCGAATTGACCGCAGAAGACTATGCCTACAGCTGGAAGCGCTTATACGATCCGGCGCTGAAATCGGCCTGGCTGTTCATGCTGGAGGGCAAGCTGGAGGGCGATGAAGTCTTGCGTGAAGCGGCGCGCGCCGGCCGCTTTGACGCCAAACAAAACATCAGCGGCTTGCAAGTCTTGTCACGCTACCGTTTGCAAGTGCGGCTGCGCGCGCCGGACCCCGAATTCCGCTATTTCCTGACGCTGCCGGCGGCGGCGGCGGTGGCGCATGAAACTGTCGGCAAAAACAGCTGGCCGCGCGGAGTTGGCCCGTATCGCCTGGCGGAGTGGAAACCCAGCCACCGCCTGCTGCTGCGCGCCAACCCGGATTACCGCCGCCAACTGGCGCCGGCGCAACAAGTGCCGGCGGCATGGCGCGATTTGCAGCGCAGCTTGCAACAACAAACCTTGCCGCGCAATCAGGCGGTCGATATCCGCATCGTGGAAGAGGGACAGGCACGCCTGCTCGGTTTCGCCAATCGCGAATTCGATCTGCTCGAACAAGTGCCGCCGGATCTGGCCGGCAGCGTGGCGCAATTGGAAGGGACAAGCTGGCGCTTACGCCCGGAATGGCAAAAGCGCGGCATCAAGCTCAGCACCTTTGTGCCGATGCAAGTGTATTTTCTGTGGTTCAATCTGCGCGACCCGGTCATCGGCGGCTACAGCCCGGAAAAAATCGCGCTGCGCCGCGCCATTGCGCTGGGACATGATCAGGCTCAGGATTTGCGTATCTTGGAGCATGGCTTGGGCCAGCCCGCCGCTTCGCCGCTGCCGCCCGGCGTGCCGGGACACGATCCGCAGTGGCGCGGCAGCCTGCGCTACGATCCGAAATTGGCGAATGCCTTGCTGGATCGCTTCGGCTACAAGCGCGGCGCGGATGGCTGGCGCACACTGCCCAACGGCCAGCCGCTCGAACTGCGCATGCACACCCTGGGCACGTCCAAGGCGCGTGCGCAAAGCGAAAACTGGCAAAAAGAATTTCAGGCGCTCGGCCTGCGCCTGCGCTTTATCATCGACAAGCCGGGCGAGATCCGCAAAGCCGCACGCGCGGGACAGGTGCAGATGGCGGAAAACAATTGGATCGGCGATTACCCGGACGCCGCGAATTTCCTGCAATTGCTGGCCGGCGACAGCAGCGGCAATTACACCGGCTTTAAGCTGGCGGCGTATGATGCGGCGTATGCCGGCTTGCAGCGCAGCAGCGAGCCGGCCCGGCGCGCCGCCTTATTGCGTGAAATGGAATGGCTGGTGCAGGCTTACAACCCCTGGGTCTTGCGCATGTATCCGCTCTCACTCGATCTGCTGCAGCCAGACTTGCAAAACTATGTGCGGCATCCGGTGCACTTCACCAACTGGCGTTATTTGCAGCCGGGCCGCTGA